The proteins below are encoded in one region of Sphingomonas sp.:
- a CDS encoding acyl-CoA dehydrogenase family protein, which yields MQTILNPVQTAETDAELTARVDRLCTNVLLPIVHGWADHGATCRPLIEAIAGEHLFGLTLPTEVGGQGQVDRYSAILCLLRERFGYHDALIDTHFAIQGLGTSAIVRMGTEDQHQRYLPGLIAGKTLFSFALTEPHSGSDVLGMKTRAHRDGDDWVLNGSKMFISGAPDADVYITFARTGGEEDKRAVTAFLVEAGTPGFTARGGIHLQAPHAIGYLDFDNCRLSDAQRLGDPGDGLRACLGTLEIFRPSVGAATIGMARRALDLAVDFANGREAFGSNLATLPGIRLKAGRMAALIAGGTALIERAATLRDSGQRTVLEGAMAKAFSTEAAVEIIYEAQQIHGGRGVIVGQEIEMLSRAVRPTTIYEGASEVQRSIIGRAEAKRAATGEARGVGSGDLLTAARRTYEAWLAAAHADERAQNAAFHVRLAESAMALEAAETVGQGSDAGRFLALAAARTIIGDVQRTGGGADLDALAAAVRASGASEDALAMAIADGLFAR from the coding sequence ATGCAGACCATACTCAATCCGGTGCAGACCGCCGAAACCGACGCCGAGCTGACCGCGCGAGTCGACCGGCTGTGTACCAATGTGCTGCTGCCCATCGTCCATGGCTGGGCCGATCACGGCGCGACGTGCCGCCCGCTGATCGAGGCGATTGCGGGCGAGCATCTGTTCGGGCTGACCCTGCCGACCGAAGTGGGCGGACAGGGGCAGGTGGACCGCTATTCGGCGATCCTGTGCCTGCTGCGCGAGCGGTTCGGATATCACGACGCGCTGATCGACACGCACTTCGCGATCCAGGGGCTGGGCACCAGCGCGATTGTGCGGATGGGGACCGAGGACCAGCATCAGCGCTATCTGCCCGGCCTGATCGCGGGCAAGACGCTCTTCTCCTTCGCGCTGACCGAGCCGCACAGCGGTTCGGACGTGCTCGGGATGAAGACCCGCGCGCACCGCGACGGCGACGATTGGGTGCTCAACGGATCGAAGATGTTCATCTCCGGCGCGCCCGATGCCGATGTCTATATCACCTTCGCCCGCACCGGCGGCGAGGAAGACAAGCGCGCGGTGACGGCGTTTCTGGTCGAGGCGGGCACGCCCGGCTTTACCGCGCGGGGCGGCATCCATCTTCAGGCGCCGCACGCCATCGGCTATCTCGATTTCGACAATTGCCGCCTGTCCGATGCGCAGCGGTTGGGCGATCCGGGCGATGGGCTGCGCGCCTGCCTCGGCACGCTCGAGATTTTCCGGCCCTCGGTGGGCGCGGCGACCATCGGCATGGCGCGGCGCGCGCTCGATCTGGCGGTCGACTTTGCCAATGGGCGCGAGGCCTTTGGCAGCAATCTCGCAACGCTTCCCGGCATTCGTCTGAAAGCCGGGCGCATGGCGGCATTGATCGCCGGTGGCACTGCGCTGATCGAGCGCGCTGCAACCTTGCGCGACAGTGGCCAGCGCACAGTGCTTGAAGGCGCGATGGCCAAGGCCTTCTCGACCGAGGCGGCGGTCGAGATCATCTATGAAGCGCAGCAGATCCATGGCGGCCGCGGCGTGATCGTCGGGCAGGAAATCGAGATGCTCTCACGCGCCGTCCGCCCGACAACGATTTATGAGGGCGCCTCCGAAGTGCAGCGCTCGATTATCGGCAGGGCCGAAGCCAAGCGCGCCGCAACCGGCGAAGCGCGCGGTGTCGGCAGCGGCGATTTGCTGACGGCTGCACGCCGCACCTATGAAGCATGGCTTGCGGCTGCGCATGCGGATGAACGGGCACAGAATGCCGCCTTCCATGTCCGCCTCGCCGAAAGCGCGATGGCGCTCGAAGCCGCCGAGACCGTCGGCCAGGGCAGCGACGCGGGGCGGTTCCTCGCGCTCGCGGCTGCGCGGACGATCATCGGCGACGTCCAGCGCACCGGCGGCGGCGCTGATCTCGACGCGCTCGCAGCGGCGGTTCGGGCCAGCGGCGCTTCCGAAGATGCGCTCGCCATGGCGATCGCCGACGGGCTGTTCGCCCGATGA
- a CDS encoding thiamine pyrophosphate-dependent dehydrogenase E1 component subunit alpha: MTDAQLLHAYRIMERSILLDQAVLRLIEEGSARLLLHSGRGQEAIGTGVCAALRDDDMLFYSHRGLIQLLAKGMQAGPLLGDFLGRVDGATKGLGAGIVHAVDPALGLMGSSGTLGGGFVLSAGAALGARKLGDDRVSVHIFGEGSANRGTFHEAANAAALWKLPMVWLCENNGLSVSVAHREATSIEDVADRAAAYGMPSRIVDGQDVEAVYDAMADAVARARAGDGPTLIEAKTLRFRGHYEGDPQTYRSKEDIAAAHQRDPLRITAEKLAARGIGEAQLAALRDEEARAMEVAVQAALASAKPGPDRIYQGLLAESAAA, translated from the coding sequence ATGACCGACGCGCAATTGCTGCACGCGTATCGAATCATGGAGCGTTCGATCCTGCTGGATCAGGCCGTGCTGCGGCTGATCGAGGAGGGCAGCGCGCGGCTATTGCTCCATTCGGGACGCGGCCAGGAGGCGATCGGCACCGGCGTGTGTGCCGCGCTGCGTGACGACGACATGCTGTTCTACAGCCATCGCGGGCTGATCCAGTTGCTTGCCAAGGGGATGCAGGCCGGGCCGTTGCTCGGCGATTTCCTCGGTCGCGTCGATGGCGCGACCAAGGGGCTGGGCGCGGGTATCGTCCATGCGGTCGATCCGGCGCTGGGACTGATGGGATCGAGCGGCACGCTGGGCGGCGGTTTCGTGCTGTCGGCGGGCGCGGCGCTCGGCGCGCGCAAGCTCGGCGACGACCGCGTCTCGGTCCATATCTTCGGCGAAGGCTCGGCCAATCGCGGCACCTTTCATGAGGCGGCCAATGCCGCGGCTTTGTGGAAACTGCCGATGGTGTGGTTGTGCGAGAATAACGGTCTGTCGGTCTCGGTCGCGCACCGCGAGGCGACCTCCATTGAAGACGTCGCCGACCGCGCCGCGGCCTATGGCATGCCCTCGCGCATCGTCGATGGGCAGGATGTCGAAGCGGTCTATGACGCGATGGCCGACGCCGTGGCGCGCGCCCGCGCGGGCGATGGCCCGACCCTGATCGAAGCCAAGACCTTGCGCTTCCGCGGCCATTATGAGGGTGACCCCCAGACCTATCGCAGCAAGGAGGATATCGCCGCCGCGCACCAGCGCGATCCGCTGCGCATCACTGCCGAGAAGCTGGCGGCGCGCGGGATCGGGGAAGCGCAGCTGGCCGCGCTCCGCGACGAAGAGGCGAGGGCGATGGAGGTGGCGGTCCAGGCGGCGCTGGCCAGTGCCAAGCCGGGGCCCGACCGCATCTATCAGGGTCTTCTGGCCGAGAGTGCGGCGGCATGA
- a CDS encoding transketolase C-terminal domain-containing protein yields MSGFKTLSYRAALREALIEELERDPSVFVMGQDAGPFGGVFGVTKGLTEMFGVERVFDTPISEALIVGGGVGAALAGARPVVELQYADFALIAMDEIVNKAAKWRFMHGGGQSVPLVIRAPEGVVGGLGPEHSQSLAQYFWSSFGLKVAMPATPADAKGMLKSAIRDDDPVLFLENKSLYNRRGPVPEGEHLVPLGVASTWRAGSDVTVVAWSRMATVAAKAAEVLAGQGVECEIIDPRGISPFDLDAILASVERTGRLAVVHEGPVTGGLGGELITQVVERRFSALKAAPIRIAGADTYVPQNQDLEGLLTPDADAVTAALATLVQSSR; encoded by the coding sequence ATGAGCGGCTTCAAGACCCTCAGCTATCGCGCCGCGCTGCGCGAGGCCCTGATCGAAGAGCTGGAGCGCGATCCGTCGGTGTTCGTGATGGGGCAGGATGCGGGGCCGTTCGGCGGCGTGTTCGGGGTGACCAAGGGGCTGACCGAGATGTTCGGGGTGGAGCGCGTGTTCGACACGCCGATCTCCGAGGCGCTGATCGTCGGTGGTGGCGTCGGCGCGGCGCTTGCCGGGGCGCGGCCGGTGGTCGAGCTTCAGTACGCCGACTTCGCGCTGATCGCGATGGACGAGATCGTCAATAAAGCGGCGAAGTGGCGCTTCATGCACGGCGGCGGGCAATCGGTGCCGCTGGTGATCCGCGCGCCGGAGGGCGTGGTCGGCGGGCTCGGGCCCGAGCACTCGCAGTCGCTCGCGCAGTATTTCTGGAGCAGCTTCGGCTTGAAGGTCGCGATGCCCGCGACTCCGGCTGATGCAAAGGGGATGCTGAAGTCGGCGATCCGCGATGACGATCCCGTGCTCTTTCTCGAGAACAAATCGCTCTATAACCGGCGGGGGCCGGTGCCCGAGGGTGAGCATCTGGTGCCGCTCGGCGTCGCCTCGACCTGGCGCGCGGGCAGCGACGTCACCGTGGTCGCCTGGTCGCGCATGGCGACCGTCGCGGCCAAGGCGGCGGAAGTGCTGGCCGGGCAGGGCGTTGAGTGCGAGATCATCGATCCGCGCGGTATATCGCCCTTCGATCTCGACGCTATTCTCGCCTCGGTCGAGCGCACCGGGCGACTGGCGGTGGTGCATGAAGGGCCGGTAACGGGCGGGCTGGGTGGTGAGCTTATCACGCAAGTGGTCGAGCGGCGCTTCTCGGCACTCAAGGCCGCGCCGATCCGCATCGCGGGCGCCGACACCTATGTGCCGCAGAATCAGGATCTGGAAGGGCTGCTGACCCCCGATGCCGATGCCGTCACTGCGGCGCTCGCCACTCTCGTCCAGTCGAGCCGATAA
- a CDS encoding biotin/lipoyl-containing protein, which yields MFDIKLTKLGQTMEEGTVTGWLKQIGERFEVGDPLYECETEKATAEVEATRAGILREILVGEDDVVEVGTVIARADDVE from the coding sequence ATGTTCGATATCAAGCTCACCAAACTCGGCCAGACGATGGAAGAAGGCACCGTCACCGGCTGGCTGAAGCAGATCGGCGAGCGGTTCGAGGTCGGCGATCCGCTCTATGAGTGCGAGACCGAGAAGGCCACCGCCGAGGTCGAGGCGACTCGCGCGGGAATCCTGCGCGAGATCCTCGTCGGCGAGGACGATGTCGTCGAGGTCGGTACCGTGATCGCCCGCGCCGACGACGTCGAATGA
- a CDS encoding 2-oxo acid dehydrogenase subunit E2 codes for MKLEKLAGVRKAMAGAMAKSWAEIPHFAEIVQIDAKPLLDRLAALRAEGQRVSVNDLIVHAAIRTLAIVPAFNGVFVDGAIERPEGATVAFAVATDHGLMTPVIREADTLSLADLSTRIRDLSERARTRRLAPDEFEGAVMTVSNLGTLGIDTGFPVINQRQTALLFAGAIAERPWVIDSQVVARLTLYLTLAADHRIIDGVTSARYLGALRAILEEGEA; via the coding sequence ATGAAGCTCGAAAAGCTCGCCGGCGTCCGCAAGGCGATGGCCGGAGCGATGGCGAAGAGCTGGGCGGAAATCCCCCACTTCGCCGAGATCGTCCAGATCGACGCCAAGCCCCTGCTCGACCGGCTCGCGGCGCTGCGCGCGGAGGGCCAGCGGGTGTCGGTCAACGATTTGATCGTCCATGCCGCGATCCGGACTCTCGCCATCGTGCCGGCGTTCAACGGCGTATTCGTCGATGGCGCAATCGAGCGGCCCGAGGGCGCGACGGTCGCTTTCGCGGTCGCGACCGATCATGGGCTGATGACTCCAGTGATCCGCGAGGCCGACACACTGTCGCTCGCCGACCTGAGCACCCGCATCCGGGATCTTAGCGAACGCGCCCGCACCCGTCGCCTCGCGCCGGACGAGTTCGAGGGCGCGGTGATGACCGTGTCGAACCTCGGCACGCTTGGCATCGACACCGGCTTCCCGGTCATCAACCAGCGTCAGACCGCCTTGCTCTTTGCAGGCGCCATCGCCGAGCGGCCCTGGGTGATCGACAGCCAGGTCGTCGCGCGGCTGACCCTATACCTCACCCTCGCCGCCGACCATCGCATCATCGATGGCGTCACTTCGGCGCGCTACCTTGGCGCTCTGCGCGCCATTCTCGAAGAGGGCGAAGCATGA
- a CDS encoding SDR family NAD(P)-dependent oxidoreductase: MSVQGRVAIVTGAGQGLGRSYALALAAAGAKVVVNDIGTADGVPTAERVAGEIRDAGGEAVANTDSVATAAGGQAMVEAALTRFGGIDILVSNAGIERNQSYAKSSATQWSEVIDVHLNGTHHLCHAAWPQMLAQRRGRLILVTSPSGLWGNFSQASYAAAKLGIIGLANVLAIEGKAKNVLVNCLAPIATTPMSQHLLSPALAEKLDPDLVAPAVLQLASDALDTTGAILIAGGGWFTTAHIAIAPGVHLAPGEPLAPHWPAILSGDTIRPGAPLDPDTLDKIFVESDPGLQPTA, encoded by the coding sequence ATGAGCGTTCAGGGCCGCGTCGCGATCGTCACCGGCGCAGGGCAGGGGTTGGGCCGTAGCTACGCGTTGGCCCTGGCGGCAGCGGGCGCAAAGGTCGTGGTCAACGACATCGGCACCGCCGATGGCGTCCCGACCGCCGAGCGGGTCGCCGGTGAGATTCGCGACGCCGGCGGCGAGGCCGTCGCCAATACCGATAGCGTCGCAACGGCCGCGGGCGGCCAGGCGATGGTCGAGGCCGCGCTCACCAGGTTTGGCGGCATCGATATCCTCGTCAGCAATGCCGGGATCGAGAGAAACCAATCCTATGCGAAATCGAGCGCGACGCAGTGGAGTGAGGTCATCGACGTGCACCTCAACGGCACGCATCACCTTTGCCACGCCGCATGGCCGCAAATGCTCGCGCAACGCCGCGGGCGCTTGATCCTCGTCACTTCGCCATCGGGACTGTGGGGCAATTTCTCGCAGGCGTCCTATGCCGCCGCCAAGCTCGGCATCATCGGCCTAGCCAATGTTCTCGCAATCGAGGGCAAGGCCAAGAACGTGCTGGTCAATTGCCTGGCGCCGATCGCGACCACGCCGATGTCGCAACATCTGCTGTCTCCGGCGCTGGCGGAGAAGCTCGATCCCGATCTGGTTGCGCCAGCCGTGCTCCAGCTGGCATCGGACGCGCTTGATACCACGGGCGCGATCCTGATCGCCGGCGGCGGCTGGTTCACCACCGCCCATATCGCCATCGCGCCAGGTGTGCATCTCGCCCCCGGGGAGCCGCTCGCGCCGCATTGGCCGGCGATCCTTAGCGGCGACACGATCCGCCCGGGCGCGCCGCTCGATCCCGATACGCTTGATAAAATCTTCGTCGAGAGCGATCCGGGATTGCAACCTACCGCGTAG
- a CDS encoding acyl-CoA dehydrogenase family protein — MDFELNETQLEVQRTVRALAGTFDDAYWRERDTKHEFPWDFYNAFAEAGWLGIAIPEQYGGSGLGISEAAILLQEVAASGAAMNGCSPMHLSIFGVNVVAKHGSEELRSTLLPKVASGECHVCFAVTEADSGTDTTRIRTFAKRTAGGYVINGRKIWITKALDSQKMILVTRTTPREECDKPTDGITLFLIDIDRSKISIRPIDKMGRNAVASTEVFIDDLHVPESARIGEEGKGFRYLLDGLNPERILLAHESLGIGQAALRKAVRYANERVVFGRPIGANQAIQHPLAQAHANIQAAELLARKAAWLYDRGEPCGAESNMAKLLCADAAFFAADRAVQTLGGLGYASEYDVERYFREARLMRIAPISQEMALNYIAQQVVGLPRSY, encoded by the coding sequence ATGGATTTTGAACTCAACGAAACCCAACTCGAGGTGCAGCGCACCGTCCGCGCGCTCGCCGGAACCTTCGACGACGCCTATTGGCGCGAGCGCGATACGAAGCATGAATTCCCCTGGGACTTCTACAATGCTTTTGCCGAAGCCGGCTGGCTCGGCATCGCCATCCCCGAGCAATACGGCGGCAGCGGTCTGGGCATCAGCGAAGCCGCGATCCTGCTTCAGGAAGTGGCGGCTTCCGGCGCGGCGATGAACGGGTGCAGCCCGATGCACCTAAGCATCTTCGGCGTGAACGTCGTCGCCAAACATGGTTCCGAAGAACTGCGCAGCACCCTGCTGCCCAAGGTGGCGTCGGGCGAATGCCATGTCTGCTTCGCGGTGACCGAGGCCGATTCCGGCACCGACACCACCCGCATCCGCACTTTCGCGAAGCGGACCGCAGGCGGTTATGTTATCAACGGCCGCAAGATCTGGATCACCAAGGCGCTCGATTCGCAAAAGATGATCCTAGTCACGCGCACCACCCCGCGTGAGGAATGCGACAAGCCCACCGACGGTATCACGCTGTTCCTGATCGATATCGACCGTTCGAAAATCTCGATCCGCCCAATCGACAAGATGGGCCGCAATGCCGTCGCCTCCACCGAAGTCTTCATCGACGATCTCCACGTCCCAGAAAGCGCGCGGATCGGCGAGGAGGGCAAGGGCTTCCGTTATCTGCTCGACGGGCTCAATCCCGAGCGCATCCTGCTGGCCCATGAATCGCTCGGCATTGGCCAGGCGGCGCTGCGCAAGGCGGTCCGCTATGCCAATGAGCGCGTCGTGTTCGGCCGCCCGATCGGCGCCAACCAGGCGATCCAGCACCCGCTGGCGCAGGCGCATGCCAATATCCAGGCCGCCGAACTTCTGGCGCGCAAGGCGGCGTGGCTGTACGATCGCGGCGAGCCGTGTGGCGCAGAATCCAATATGGCGAAACTGCTCTGCGCCGATGCCGCCTTCTTCGCAGCGGACCGCGCGGTGCAAACGCTGGGCGGATTGGGCTATGCGAGCGAATATGACGTCGAACGCTATTTCCGCGAAGCGCGCCTGATGCGCATCGCGCCGATCAGCCAGGAAATGGCGCTCAACTATATCGCCCAGCAGGTGGTCGGCCTGCCCCGCTCCTATTGA